The Prionailurus viverrinus isolate Anna unplaced genomic scaffold, UM_Priviv_1.0 scaffold_35, whole genome shotgun sequence genome window below encodes:
- the KRT9 gene encoding keratin, type I cytoskeletal 9 translates to MSCRQFSSSYRSQGSSRGGGGSMMSSFGRVSSSGAAGGGGRFSSSSSYGGGRSGACGRGGGGSFGSSYGGGSGGGFSAGSFGGGSRRFGGVSGGGFEGGSGGGFGFGGGSAGGFGGSGGFGGDFDGGAGGILGADEKTTMQNLNFRLASYLDKVQALEEDNNKLEGKIREWYNKQGPMAFQKDYSPYYDTIEDLKNQILDTTVGNHKTLLDLDNIRMTLDDFKMKYEMENTLRQGVEADINGLRKVLDDLTMQKSDLEMQYESLQEELIFLKKNHEDEMNQLTGQNSGDVNVEMNAAPGKDLTKILNDMREQYERISAKNRRDIEEQYETQMSQMEQEVTNSGREMESSNKEVTQLRHSVQEMEIELQSQLSKKLALEKSLEDTKNRYCGQLQQLQEQISNLEAQLTEIRAEIECQNQEYSVLLNIKTRLEQEIATYRSLLEGGQEDFESHESGQRRSGGGRGSGYHGGSGGSHGRGSWGGSGGSHGRGSSHGGGSGGSYGGGSSSGGGSGGRGGSGGSCEEGSGSGGGSGGSYGGGSGSGGGSGGSYGGGSGSGGGSGGSYGGGSGSGGGSGGSYGGGSGSGGGSGGSYGGGSGSGGGSGGSYGGGSGSKGGSGGSYGGGSGRSSQSQSSSSKSGECDDTQGYQIRY, encoded by the exons ATGAGTTGCAGACAATTCTCCTCTTCTTACCGGAGCCAAGGCAGCTCCAGGGGTGGCGGGGGCAGCATGATGTCCTCGTTCGGTCGCGTCAGCTCCTCAGGGGCCGCTGGAGGAGGGGGCCGATTCAGCTCTTCCAGTAGCTATGGAGGGGGGCGCTCCGGGGcctgtgggaggggaggtggtggcagTTTTGGCTCCAGCTACGGTGGAGGATCTGGGGGTGGTTTTAGTGCTGGTAGCTTCGGTGGAGGTTCCAGGCGCTTCGGTGGTGTGTCTGGAGGGGGCTTTGAGGGTGGATCTGGAGGAGGCTTTGGTTTTGGTGGCGGTTCTGCAGGAGGCTTTGGGGGATCTGGGGGCTTTGGCGGTGACTTTGATGGTGGTGCTGGTGGTATTCTGGGCGCTGATGAGAAGACCACCATGCAGAACCTCAATTTCCGGCTGGCCTCCTACTTGGATAAGGTGCAGGCACTAGAGGAAGACAACAATAAACTGGAGGGTAAGATCCGGGAGTGGTATAACAAGCAGGGACCCATGGCCTTCCAAAAGGATTACTCCCCCTACTATGACACCATCGAAGACCTCAAGAACCAG ATTCTGGACACCACAGTGGGCAACCATAAGACTCTCCTGGATCTTGACAACATTCGCATGACATTGGATGACTTCAAGATGAA GTATGAGATGGAAAACACCCTGCGACAAGGAGTGGAGGCTGACATCAATGGCTTGCGGAAGGTGCTGGATGATCTGACCATGCAAAAGTCTGACCTGGAAATGCAGTATGAGTCTCTGCAGGAGGAACTGATTTTCCTCAAGAAGAATCATGAGGAT GAGATGAATCAGCTGACTGGGCAGAACTCTGGGGATGTCAACGTGGAGATGAATGCTGCTCCTGGCAAAGATCTCACCAAGATCCTCAATGACATGCGTGAGCAGTATGAGAGGATCAGTGCTAAGAACCGTAGGGACATTGAAGAGCAATATGAGACTCAG ATGAGCCAGATGGAGCAGGAAGTGACGAATAGTGGCCGGGAGATGGAGTCCAGCAACAAGGAGGTGACCCAGCTCCGGCACAGCGTCCAGGAGATGGAGATTGAGCTGCAGTCTCAGCTCAGCAAG AAATTGGCCCTGGAGAAGTCCTTGGAAGACACCAAGAACCGCTACTGTGGCCAGCTGCAGCAGTTGCAGGAGCAGATAAGTAACCTGGAGGCTCAGCTCACTGAGATCCGGGCAGAGATTGAGTGCCAGAATCAGGAATACAGCGTTCTGCTCAACATCAAGACACGGCTGGAGCAGGAAATTGCAACTTACCGCAGCCTCCTTGAGGGTGGCCAGGAGGACTT TGAATCTCATGAATCTGGACAAAGGCGCTCTGGAGGTGGCAGAGGAAGTGGATATCACGGTGGAAGTGGAGGCAGTCATGGAAGAGGATCCTGGGGAGGAAGTGGAGGTAGCCATGGAAGAGGAA gtaGCCACGGAGGAGGAAGTGGTGGCAGCTATGGTGGAGGAAGTAGCtctggaggaggaagtggaggcaggggaggaagtGGTGGCAGCTGTGAAGAAGGAAGTGGATCTGGAGGAGGAAGTGGTGGCAGCTACGGAGGAGGAAGTGGATCTGGAGGAGGAAGTGGTGGCAGCTACGGAGGAGGAAGTGGATCTGGAGGAGGAAGTGGTGGCAGCTACGGAGGAGGAAGTGGATCTGGAGGAGGAAGTGGTGGCAGCTACGGAGGGGGAAGTGGATCTGGAGGAGGAAGTGGCGGCAGCTACGGAGGAGGAAGTGGATCTGGAGGAGGAAGTGGTGGCAGCTATGGAGGAGGAAGTGGATCCAAAGGCGGAAGTGGTGGCAGCTatggaggaggaagtggaagaTCATCTCAGTCCCAGTCCTCTTCCTCAAAATCTGGTGAATGTGATGATACACAAG GCTATCAGATTCGATACTAG